TGTTCGCTGGAGTCTTCGACGCGAGCATCATCGCCCGCGCGCGTGAAGCCGGCGTGGTTGAGATCGCGCTGCATAACCCACGCGATTACACGGACGACAAGCATCACGTCGTCGATGACTACGCGTATGGCGGCGGTCCCGGGATGGTGATGAAGCCGGAGCCGATCTTCGAGTGCGTCGAGGCGGTGCGCGCGGTGGCGGAACCGCGCGGGCGCGTCGTCCTGCTGACACCGCAGGGACGGCTGTTGAATCACGACGTCGTCGAAGAGTTGGCGCGCGAGGACCGCCTGATCCTGATCTGCGGCCATTACGAGGGCGTCGACGAGCGCGTGCGCGAGCATCTCGTCGACGACGAGATCAGTATCGGCGACTACGTGCTGTCAGGCGGCGAGCCGGCGGCGATCGTCGTCGTCGATGCGGTTTCGCGGCATCAGCCGGGTGTGCTCGGCTCGGACCTCTCGCTTGAAGAAGAGTCACACGCACAGGGGCTGCTCGAGTACCCGCAATACACGCGACCGGCGGTATATCGCGAGATGGCGATCCCGGAGATCCTGCTCTCCGGGCATCATGCCGAGATCGCCAAATGGCGGCGCTTGCAGTCGGTGCTGCGGACGGCGCGGCGCCGTCCGGACCTGCTGGCGAACGCCGACCTGACGCCGGAAGAGCGCCGCCTCGCCGACGAAGAGACGGCGACTGACTAGCGCGCACTTGCCGGATGTCATCAGATTGACGTAGCCTGAGATCGAAGCCAAACACATAGAGATGTTCCGCGGGAGCTGGGGTCCGCCCGGCTGAGAGGGCTGCCGAAGCCGCCGACCGCCGAACCTGACCCGGGTAATGCCGGCGCAGGGATCGAACTCACGACATGCGCCTCCCGCCCGGAAGGCGCGTTTTCATGTCCAACGACTACGAGGCAGACATCCCGCGGGCGTTGACGATCGCCGGCAGCGATTCGGGCGGCGGCGCCGGCATCCAGGCGGATCTCAAGACGTTCGCCGCCATGGGTGTCTACGGCTGTTCCGCGATCACCGCCGTGACGGCGCAGAACACGCTCGAGGTCACCGACTGGCTCGCCATGCCCCCTGAACTCGTCGCACAGCAGATTGACTCGGTGATGTCCGACATCGGCGCGGGCGCGGTGAAGACGGGGATGCTCGCCAACGCCGCCATCATCGAGACCGTCGCCGCAAAGCTGCGCGAGTTCGGCGTCGAGCAGATCGTCGTCGATCCGGTGATGGTGGCGAAGGGCGGTCACAAGCTGCTCGAAGACAATGCGATCGCGGCGATGGTCGAGACGCTGTTGCCGCTTGCATCCGTCGTTACGCCGAACCTGCCGGAAGCCGAGGTGCTGGTCGGGGC
The sequence above is a segment of the Dehalococcoidia bacterium genome. Coding sequences within it:
- the trmD gene encoding tRNA (guanosine(37)-N1)-methyltransferase TrmD translates to MRIDILTLFPEMFAGVFDASIIARAREAGVVEIALHNPRDYTDDKHHVVDDYAYGGGPGMVMKPEPIFECVEAVRAVAEPRGRVVLLTPQGRLLNHDVVEELAREDRLILICGHYEGVDERVREHLVDDEISIGDYVLSGGEPAAIVVVDAVSRHQPGVLGSDLSLEEESHAQGLLEYPQYTRPAVYREMAIPEILLSGHHAEIAKWRRLQSVLRTARRRPDLLANADLTPEERRLADEETATD
- the thiD gene encoding bifunctional hydroxymethylpyrimidine kinase/phosphomethylpyrimidine kinase — translated: MSNDYEADIPRALTIAGSDSGGGAGIQADLKTFAAMGVYGCSAITAVTAQNTLEVTDWLAMPPELVAQQIDSVMSDIGAGAVKTGMLANAAIIETVAAKLREFGVEQIVVDPVMVAKGGHKLLEDNAIAAMVETLLPLASVVTPNLPEAEVLVGAPIASWDDARAAAARIVAMGARSVVVKGGHFEHEQTSTDLYYDGHNFREYNAIRVRSKNTHGTGCTFASGIAAGLARGSSMSDAIAMAKSYVTLAIQHAYPIGRGQGPVHHFYRYWQPVGPKYRPGVRVQGKAN